In a single window of the Ruminococcus albus 7 = DSM 20455 genome:
- a CDS encoding pectinesterase family protein, whose amino-acid sequence MNVVKLSSDMSISKAIRSAEKGTRFILAPGTYREKIEITVPDIEIVGDIAGETKIVWDDYATKPDEKGVEYNTFRTYTVAVLAPRVTFRNITVENDALYPEIKGQEVALTVCADGFRAYNCRFISTQDTVFCGPLPSDLIIRYYGFLKSTLRAGGTMRQIFRDCFIAGNVDFIFGCATALFDRCEIHSVYDVRGHGFTAAPAHGYEQKVGFVFNECIFTCEDKVPDGSVYLARPWRDHGKCTFIDCTYGRHIAAAGFDSWNDSGRDKTARFAEYGRIPSDRVPWSTVIGDDEMRQLLKAFDQEV is encoded by the coding sequence ATGAATGTTGTAAAATTATCATCTGACATGAGCATTTCCAAGGCGATCAGATCGGCTGAAAAGGGTACGCGGTTTATACTTGCACCCGGTACATATCGAGAGAAGATCGAGATAACTGTGCCTGATATCGAAATAGTTGGTGATATTGCCGGAGAAACAAAGATAGTATGGGATGACTATGCAACCAAGCCGGATGAAAAAGGGGTAGAATACAACACGTTCAGGACATATACAGTCGCTGTGCTGGCTCCGCGGGTGACTTTCCGCAATATCACAGTTGAAAATGATGCCCTTTATCCCGAGATAAAGGGTCAGGAGGTCGCACTTACTGTGTGTGCCGACGGCTTCAGGGCTTATAACTGCCGTTTTATCTCAACTCAGGATACTGTGTTCTGCGGACCGCTGCCATCAGATCTGATAATCAGATATTACGGCTTTCTGAAAAGCACGCTTCGTGCAGGCGGTACCATGAGGCAGATATTCAGGGACTGTTTTATCGCAGGTAATGTGGATTTTATATTCGGCTGTGCCACCGCTCTCTTTGACAGATGTGAGATCCATTCTGTTTATGACGTAAGAGGGCATGGGTTCACAGCAGCACCTGCACATGGATATGAACAAAAGGTTGGTTTCGTGTTCAATGAGTGCATATTTACCTGTGAAGATAAAGTTCCGGATGGCTCTGTCTATCTTGCCCGCCCGTGGAGAGATCACGGTAAGTGTACGTTTATTGATTGTACATACGGCAGACATATCGCTGCGGCAGGCTTCGACAGCTGGAACGACTCGGGCAGGGATAAGACTGCCAGATTTGCTGAGTACGGTCGTATCCCGTCGGACCGTGTTCCGTGGAGCACTGTTATCGGTGATGATGAGATGAGGCAGCTTTTGAAAGCTTTTGATCAGGAGGTGTAA
- a CDS encoding leucine-rich repeat protein gives MLNKRLAACLAAAVFIIGGSGVLPITEKTDNITAYADSYGDFNYEAVSGGVAITAYTGNGGKVAIPSKISGKKVVSIADNAFFQCDAITSVTIPSTVLSIGNSAFMECESMTSVSIPDSVKTIGVCAFSGCSSLKKLNLPASLKTVGEAAFADCTALTLVTLPDVGVTYKYEAFLGCTSLKTVNIPANTAEIEDAAFGFTIGDSESAVYTKLSGFKIGCYMNSKAYIYAVLNDLKYEILDPDTPDIIFGEDDDDTTGDETAPGDVNGDDIVNIVDLAMTAGHVKGVKSLSEKRKARADVSGDGNVNVTDISMISAYIKGKKILKKH, from the coding sequence ATGTTAAATAAAAGACTGGCAGCTTGCCTTGCGGCAGCTGTATTCATTATCGGCGGCAGCGGAGTACTGCCCATTACTGAAAAAACAGATAACATAACTGCTTATGCTGATTCTTACGGTGATTTTAACTATGAGGCTGTCAGCGGCGGTGTAGCTATAACAGCTTACACAGGTAACGGGGGCAAGGTCGCTATACCCTCGAAAATTAGCGGTAAAAAAGTTGTTTCCATAGCTGATAATGCATTTTTTCAGTGCGATGCCATAACTTCGGTAACTATACCTTCCACTGTGTTATCTATCGGTAACAGCGCATTTATGGAATGCGAATCAATGACATCAGTGTCGATACCCGATTCTGTCAAGACTATCGGTGTATGTGCCTTCAGCGGATGTTCATCACTTAAAAAGCTAAATCTTCCTGCATCTTTAAAAACAGTGGGAGAAGCTGCTTTTGCTGATTGTACAGCTCTTACATTGGTTACTTTACCTGATGTAGGCGTTACATACAAGTATGAAGCATTTCTTGGTTGTACTTCTCTTAAAACGGTAAATATACCTGCGAATACAGCTGAAATAGAGGATGCAGCCTTCGGTTTTACCATTGGTGACAGTGAGTCGGCAGTTTATACCAAGCTCAGCGGTTTCAAGATCGGATGCTATATGAACTCAAAGGCGTATATCTACGCTGTTCTGAATGATCTGAAATATGAGATTCTTGATCCTGACACTCCGGATATAATCTTTGGTGAGGATGATGACGATACAACAGGTGATGAAACTGCTCCCGGCGATGTTAACGGTGATGATATTGTAAATATAGTTGACCTTGCTATGACGGCTGGTCATGTAAAAGGAGTCAAGTCTCTCAGCGAAAAACGCAAGGCGAGAGCAGATGTTAGCGGTGACGGTAATGTTAACGTTACTGATATTTCGATGATATCTGCTTATATCAAAGGTAAAAAAATACTTAAAAAGCACTGA
- a CDS encoding peptidylprolyl isomerase, whose amino-acid sequence MEKKNTKNNYYDQQRRRRFRIYFNFSMIALAFVLAFSLFSACQRMRSGGRLDPENVELIQYQVPKDDAPVVVFETSEGNFTAVLYPDQAPKFVQYFEDLVNDGYYDGTYVFAVQKDVYFMGGSKASDGTETSDTDKTSIDSELHKDLWPFRGALISYGDKGGSIFDKKVMSGSRILFVDTVEFTDEFKAELDDAGGNKELVEAFKLKGGVPNFSQQYTVFAQVYDGFEAYDAICGSEVVKEDEDLRPKKDIIIKKAYISTYGEHKNDSFFTLEKDKNTTDTE is encoded by the coding sequence ATGGAAAAAAAGAATACTAAGAATAATTATTACGATCAGCAGCGCAGACGACGTTTCAGGATCTATTTCAATTTCTCCATGATAGCTCTTGCTTTTGTACTGGCGTTCTCTCTTTTCAGCGCTTGCCAGAGGATGAGATCAGGCGGAAGGCTCGATCCTGAAAATGTTGAACTTATACAGTATCAGGTGCCGAAGGATGATGCGCCGGTTGTAGTATTTGAAACATCTGAAGGTAATTTCACAGCTGTTCTTTATCCCGATCAGGCTCCCAAGTTCGTTCAGTACTTCGAGGATCTTGTCAATGATGGTTACTATGACGGTACTTACGTATTTGCTGTACAGAAGGACGTGTATTTCATGGGCGGCTCGAAGGCCTCTGACGGCACTGAAACCTCAGATACTGATAAAACTTCCATAGATTCCGAACTTCACAAGGATCTGTGGCCTTTCAGGGGTGCTCTTATCTCCTATGGTGATAAAGGCGGAAGTATATTTGATAAAAAGGTAATGTCAGGCAGTAGGATCCTGTTTGTTGATACTGTTGAATTTACGGATGAATTCAAGGCTGAACTTGATGATGCAGGGGGAAACAAGGAACTTGTAGAAGCCTTTAAGCTGAAAGGCGGTGTACCTAATTTCTCTCAGCAGTATACAGTATTCGCTCAGGTCTATGACGGTTTTGAGGCTTATGATGCTATATGCGGTTCTGAAGTAGTTAAGGAAGATGAAGATCTGCGCCCCAAAAAGGATATCATCATTAAAAAGGCTTATATCTCTACTTATGGCGAACATAAGAATGACAGTTTCTTTACTCTTGAAAAAGACAAAAATACAACTGATACCGAATGA
- the cysS gene encoding cysteine--tRNA ligase: protein MKIYNTLSHKVEEFVPNEAGKVSMYTCGPTVYHYAHIGNLRSYIMEDVLEKYMRWTGLDVKRVMNITDVGHLTSDGDTGDDKMLKGAKREHKTVMEIAKFYTDAFFADCAKLNIKTPDVVAPATTYIDEFIKVISSLIEKGYAYEAGGNIYFDTSKLDEYYVFHNFSAEDLEVGVREGVEEDTNKRNKADFVLWFTKSKFDDQELKWESPWGVGYPGWHIECSCISMKNLGDKLDIHCGGVDNIFPHHTNEIAQSEAYIGHKWCNYWFHVHHLNTDTGKMSKSKGEFLTVSLLEEKGYDPLVYRFFCLQSHYRKSLVFSWENLDNAKTAYDKLTARIAALLNEKDAAPADAAKKDELKAAFAAAMDEDLNTSNGMTVIYDILKSDASAATKLAAIEDIDKVLCVGLIAAANKLNEKNSSADIPAEVMALVEERQAARKAKDFAKADELRDKITALGYEVKETRQGTTITKL, encoded by the coding sequence ATGAAGATCTATAACACACTAAGCCATAAGGTAGAGGAATTTGTTCCGAACGAGGCAGGTAAGGTATCTATGTATACCTGCGGTCCTACCGTGTATCACTATGCACATATAGGCAACCTCAGAAGCTATATCATGGAAGATGTTCTCGAAAAGTATATGCGCTGGACAGGTCTTGATGTTAAGCGTGTAATGAATATAACAGATGTGGGACATCTCACCTCTGACGGTGATACAGGCGATGACAAAATGCTCAAGGGAGCAAAGCGTGAGCATAAGACTGTCATGGAGATAGCTAAGTTCTATACCGATGCTTTCTTCGCTGACTGCGCTAAGCTCAATATCAAGACCCCTGATGTTGTCGCACCTGCAACTACATACATCGATGAGTTCATCAAGGTCATCTCTTCACTTATTGAAAAGGGCTATGCCTACGAGGCAGGCGGAAATATCTACTTTGATACTTCAAAGCTGGACGAATATTATGTTTTCCATAATTTCAGCGCTGAAGATCTGGAAGTAGGTGTACGTGAGGGCGTTGAGGAAGATACCAATAAGCGCAACAAGGCAGACTTCGTGCTGTGGTTCACAAAATCCAAATTCGATGATCAGGAGCTTAAATGGGAATCTCCATGGGGCGTTGGATATCCCGGCTGGCATATCGAGTGCAGCTGTATCTCTATGAAGAACCTGGGTGATAAGCTTGATATACACTGCGGCGGCGTTGATAATATCTTCCCACACCATACTAATGAGATAGCACAGTCAGAGGCTTATATCGGACACAAATGGTGCAACTACTGGTTCCATGTGCATCACCTTAATACCGATACAGGTAAGATGTCCAAGTCAAAGGGCGAGTTCCTGACAGTGTCACTGCTTGAAGAAAAGGGCTACGATCCCCTTGTTTACAGATTTTTCTGCCTACAGTCACACTACAGAAAGTCACTGGTGTTCTCCTGGGAGAACCTTGACAATGCAAAGACTGCTTATGATAAGCTGACAGCAAGGATCGCTGCACTGCTGAACGAAAAGGATGCAGCACCTGCAGATGCCGCTAAAAAAGATGAGCTCAAAGCCGCTTTCGCAGCAGCTATGGATGAAGACCTCAATACTTCAAACGGCATGACTGTCATCTATGATATACTCAAATCCGATGCTTCTGCAGCTACAAAGCTGGCAGCTATCGAAGATATCGACAAGGTACTTTGTGTAGGTCTTATTGCTGCTGCTAATAAGCTGAATGAGAAGAACAGCTCTGCTGATATCCCTGCTGAGGTCATGGCTCTTGTTGAGGAAAGACAGGCTGCCAGAAAGGCTAAGGATTTTGCAAAAGCAGATGAGCTCCGCGATAAGATAACCGCACTTGGATATGAGGTCAAGGAAACTCGTCAGGGCACTACCATAACTAAGCTTTAA
- the cysE gene encoding serine O-acetyltransferase codes for MSNFIGRIISTYKEEIRSIKERDPAATSTLEILTYSGLHAVAMYRVAHWFYLKNFKFIARLISQTARFLTGIEIHPGAKIGKGLLIDHGAGVVIGETAEIGDNCLLYQGCTLGGTGKDQGKRHPTLGNNVMVGCGAKVLGPFKVGDNSKIAANAVVLEPVPENCTCVGVPARVVKQNGKRTLDLDQVHIPDPVSLELCKERLEIDRLKKRIEELEKRLDQEGE; via the coding sequence ATGAGCAATTTTATCGGCAGGATAATAAGCACCTATAAAGAGGAGATACGCTCTATCAAAGAGAGAGACCCTGCGGCTACAAGTACTTTGGAGATACTGACATACTCGGGTCTTCACGCTGTTGCTATGTACCGTGTGGCTCACTGGTTCTATTTAAAAAACTTCAAGTTTATTGCAAGGCTGATATCTCAGACAGCTCGTTTTCTTACCGGTATTGAGATACACCCGGGTGCAAAGATAGGAAAGGGTCTGCTAATAGACCACGGCGCAGGTGTTGTCATTGGTGAAACAGCTGAGATAGGCGATAACTGCCTGCTGTATCAGGGATGTACCCTTGGCGGTACCGGAAAAGATCAGGGCAAGCGACACCCTACACTGGGCAATAACGTCATGGTAGGCTGCGGTGCTAAAGTTCTGGGTCCTTTCAAAGTTGGTGATAATTCAAAGATAGCTGCGAATGCTGTGGTGCTTGAACCTGTTCCTGAAAACTGCACTTGTGTAGGCGTACCCGCAAGGGTAGTAAAGCAGAACGGCAAGCGTACCCTCGATCTTGACCAGGTCCATATCCCTGACCCTGTTTCGCTGGAGCTGTGCAAGGAAAGACTTGAGATCGATCGTCTAAAAAAACGTATCGAAGAACTTGAAAAACGCCTTGATCAAGAGGGTGAATAA
- the pgsA gene encoding CDP-diacylglycerol--glycerol-3-phosphate 3-phosphatidyltransferase: protein MKKMNLPNKLTVLRVILIPFFMLFMLWFEIGPRLHTALAMAVFIIASLTDMLDGKIARSQNLVTTFGKFLDPLADKLLVMVALICFTFERWIDPVAVVIILAREFMVTGLRLVVAGEGVVVAAGIWGKLKTAFTMVAMIAIMFLQIVYPELKGAPDLNWTHPVFLINELLIWIAVVLTVISGGIYLKAYGKYIDPNE, encoded by the coding sequence ATGAAGAAAATGAATCTGCCAAATAAGCTGACGGTACTCAGGGTCATACTTATACCGTTCTTTATGTTATTCATGCTTTGGTTTGAGATAGGACCCAGGCTGCACACAGCGCTTGCGATGGCTGTTTTCATCATCGCTTCACTTACGGATATGCTGGACGGCAAGATAGCAAGATCACAGAATCTTGTGACAACATTCGGCAAGTTCCTTGACCCCCTGGCGGATAAGCTGCTTGTTATGGTGGCACTGATATGCTTTACTTTTGAAAGATGGATAGATCCCGTAGCGGTAGTTATCATACTTGCCCGTGAGTTCATGGTTACAGGACTCAGGCTTGTGGTCGCAGGAGAAGGAGTTGTGGTTGCCGCAGGTATCTGGGGCAAGCTGAAGACAGCTTTCACTATGGTGGCTATGATCGCCATAATGTTCCTGCAGATCGTCTATCCCGAGCTGAAGGGTGCACCCGATCTCAACTGGACACACCCTGTATTCCTTATAAACGAATTGCTTATTTGGATAGCAGTTGTGCTTACTGTTATATCAGGCGGTATTTATCTTAAAGCTTACGGTAAATATATTGACCCCAACGAATAA
- the rimO gene encoding 30S ribosomal protein S12 methylthiotransferase RimO — MSTRVGMVSLGCPKNQVDAEHMLFDLKKEGYELVSDAALADVVIVNTCGFIESAKQEAIDTILEFCTLKQEGRIKHVIATGCLAERYRDEMKKEIPELDAVVGLGSNGNIADIIRDIYRTEESICAYGSKTDLPMEGGRLISTEPFFAYIKIAEGCSNCCTYCAIPAIRGKFRSRKMEDILEEAKWLAEHGVTELVVIAQDTTRYGEDLYGKSMLPELLKKLCEIDGFKWIRTLYSYPERISDEFIDVLASEEKLVKYIDMPIQHCNAEILKRMNRVGSEAYLLELIQKLRARIPDIVLRTTLIAGFPGETEAQFEELCEFVKNVGFERLGCFAYSPEEGTKAYSMPDQVDEQTRNRRADIIMQEQMLVADRYNQAQLGKTVEIVCEGFDRYAECYFGRGAADAPDIDGKVFFTSEKKVAVGQYVKVELFDTLDYDLLGTVTE, encoded by the coding sequence ATGTCTACAAGAGTGGGAATGGTTTCTCTTGGTTGCCCCAAAAATCAGGTCGATGCTGAGCATATGTTATTTGACCTGAAAAAAGAGGGCTATGAGCTTGTAAGTGATGCCGCACTGGCAGATGTTGTCATCGTTAATACCTGCGGGTTTATTGAATCTGCAAAGCAGGAAGCGATCGATACTATACTGGAATTCTGCACCCTGAAGCAGGAAGGCAGGATCAAGCACGTAATAGCAACGGGCTGTCTGGCAGAGCGTTACCGTGATGAGATGAAAAAGGAGATACCGGAGCTTGATGCAGTAGTAGGTCTTGGCTCAAACGGTAATATAGCCGATATAATAAGGGATATCTACCGTACTGAGGAAAGTATATGTGCATACGGCAGTAAGACCGATCTTCCTATGGAGGGCGGCAGACTGATATCGACTGAGCCGTTCTTTGCATATATTAAAATAGCAGAGGGATGTTCAAACTGCTGTACTTACTGCGCTATCCCGGCGATAAGAGGAAAGTTCCGCAGCAGAAAGATGGAAGATATCCTTGAAGAAGCAAAATGGCTGGCTGAACACGGTGTTACCGAGCTTGTTGTTATAGCACAGGATACTACACGCTATGGTGAGGATCTTTACGGTAAGTCAATGCTTCCCGAACTCCTGAAAAAGCTTTGTGAAATAGATGGATTTAAATGGATAAGAACTCTTTACAGCTATCCCGAACGTATAAGCGATGAATTCATTGATGTCCTCGCAAGTGAAGAAAAGCTTGTAAAATATATAGATATGCCGATTCAGCATTGTAACGCGGAGATACTTAAAAGGATGAACCGTGTGGGCAGTGAAGCGTATCTTCTGGAGCTGATACAGAAGCTTCGTGCAAGGATACCTGACATAGTTCTCAGAACAACGCTTATCGCAGGATTTCCCGGTGAGACAGAAGCTCAGTTTGAGGAACTGTGTGAGTTCGTTAAGAACGTGGGCTTTGAAAGACTCGGCTGTTTTGCATATTCTCCCGAGGAAGGTACCAAGGCTTATTCCATGCCCGATCAGGTCGATGAACAGACCAGAAACAGGCGTGCTGATATAATAATGCAGGAGCAGATGCTGGTAGCAGACAGATACAATCAGGCTCAGCTGGGCAAAACAGTTGAGATAGTCTGTGAAGGTTTTGACCGTTATGCCGAATGCTATTTCGGCAGAGGGGCAGCTGATGCTCCCGATATAGACGGAAAGGTATTCTTTACATCCGAGAAAAAAGTCGCTGTGGGTCAGTATGTCAAGGTCGAGCTTTTTGATACCCTTGACTATGATCTGCTGGGAACTGTAACGGAATAA
- a CDS encoding regulatory protein RecX, with protein MLSITNVSVYKGATYIIEFEDRDAEFLNRDIVSRYNLKAGISLPLSAWEEIKAEEEYRKARERALYLLDYKDYSYIELFRKLEKNYSEDTCYRVLDKMVELGAVNDRRYAEGLARHYVEVKKFGRTRAFREMRTKGLTAEVINDVLDKYDEDEENTWYDRLYELVEKKFLRYLDDEKGVNRVKNSLVRYGYSYDLIRDVLRDIEEEYGEEE; from the coding sequence ATGCTCAGTATCACCAACGTTTCTGTATACAAAGGCGCTACTTACATCATTGAGTTCGAGGACAGGGACGCTGAGTTTCTCAACCGCGATATCGTCAGCAGATATAATTTAAAGGCAGGCATCAGTCTGCCTTTGTCTGCGTGGGAAGAGATCAAAGCTGAGGAGGAATACCGCAAGGCGCGTGAAAGGGCACTGTATCTGCTGGATTATAAGGATTATTCGTATATTGAGCTTTTCCGTAAGCTGGAAAAGAACTATTCGGAAGATACCTGTTACCGCGTGCTTGATAAAATGGTAGAGCTGGGTGCCGTAAATGACAGGCGCTATGCAGAGGGTCTTGCAAGGCACTATGTTGAGGTCAAAAAATTCGGCAGAACAAGGGCTTTCCGTGAGATGCGCACAAAAGGTCTTACTGCAGAGGTCATAAATGATGTGCTTGATAAATATGATGAAGATGAGGAGAATACCTGGTATGACCGCCTTTATGAACTGGTGGAGAAAAAGTTTCTTCGTTATCTTGATGATGAAAAAGGGGTCAACCGCGTTAAGAATTCTCTTGTAAGATATGGTTACAGCTATGATCTTATCAGAGACGTACTGCGGGATATAGAGGAAGAATATGGCGAGGAGGAGTAG
- the recA gene encoding recombinase RecA, producing MAIDKKKKEKDVKVHNITDAEEKKKALETAIAFIEKQFGKGAIMKLGDARAMDVEAIPTGSMMLDMALGIGGVPRGRIIEIYGPESSGKTTVALHIIAETQKMGGEVAFIDVEHALDPVYAKNLGVDIDSMLVSQPDSGEQALEIAEALARSGAIDCIVIDSVAAMVTKAEIDGEMGDTHVGQLARLMSQAMRKLTGVVSKSNTTCVFINQVREKIGVMYGNPETTPGGRALKFYASVRIEVRRGEQIKDGGEVLGNRTKCKVVKNKVAPPFKECEFDIMYGKGISRVGEVLDTAVDLGIVKKGGAWFSYEDYKLGQGRDNSKQFLLDHPDIMAEIENKIKASSAEMIAAAGQKNDKKSKLEEKANAGAGISEASEPDSSAEEDFEEFAPIDIGSLGE from the coding sequence ATGGCTATCGATAAGAAGAAAAAGGAAAAGGACGTCAAGGTCCACAACATCACAGACGCTGAGGAAAAGAAGAAGGCTCTTGAAACTGCTATCGCATTCATCGAGAAGCAGTTCGGAAAGGGCGCTATAATGAAGCTTGGCGATGCAAGAGCCATGGACGTTGAGGCTATACCCACAGGTTCCATGATGCTGGATATGGCACTCGGTATCGGTGGAGTTCCCCGTGGACGTATCATTGAGATATACGGACCCGAGTCCTCAGGTAAGACAACAGTTGCACTGCATATTATCGCTGAAACTCAGAAAATGGGCGGCGAGGTCGCTTTCATAGACGTTGAGCACGCACTTGACCCTGTATATGCCAAGAACCTGGGTGTTGATATAGACAGTATGCTTGTATCACAGCCCGACAGCGGTGAACAGGCACTGGAGATCGCTGAAGCGCTGGCAAGATCGGGTGCTATCGACTGTATAGTTATCGACTCCGTTGCAGCTATGGTAACAAAGGCTGAGATCGACGGTGAAATGGGCGATACTCACGTAGGTCAGCTGGCAAGACTTATGTCACAGGCTATGAGAAAGCTGACTGGCGTTGTTTCAAAATCAAACACCACCTGCGTATTCATTAATCAGGTGCGTGAGAAGATAGGTGTAATGTACGGCAACCCAGAAACTACTCCGGGCGGACGTGCACTGAAGTTCTACGCTTCGGTGCGTATCGAAGTAAGACGCGGCGAGCAGATAAAGGACGGTGGAGAAGTCCTCGGTAACAGGACTAAATGTAAGGTCGTAAAGAACAAGGTGGCTCCTCCTTTCAAGGAGTGTGAGTTCGATATCATGTACGGCAAGGGTATCTCCCGTGTGGGTGAGGTGCTTGATACCGCTGTAGATCTTGGCATCGTCAAGAAGGGCGGCGCATGGTTCAGCTATGAGGATTATAAGCTGGGACAGGGCAGGGACAATTCCAAGCAGTTCCTTCTCGATCATCCAGATATTATGGCTGAGATCGAAAACAAGATCAAGGCTTCGTCTGCAGAAATGATCGCTGCAGCAGGTCAGAAGAACGATAAGAAGTCAAAGCTTGAAGAAAAGGCTAATGCAGGTGCAGGTATCTCAGAGGCATCTGAACCAGATAGTTCTGCGGAAGAGGATTTTGAAGAATTTGCTCCTATAGATATAGGATCTCTCGGTGAATAA
- a CDS encoding leucine-rich repeat protein, translating to MNTKHIATDENFYICDGCKIYYSTEEEDDGSIWLIGTRESISDIRDFYIPNTINGAPVVYIEGDIFDYNTVLERFIAEEDNEYFRVYEGGLYSKDMKKLYFMPPKFDGKVFFVPEGVRWIGDTALNAKSLETIVIPEGCKRMIEYSCAGMRSLKRIYIPKSMEFIGFKAFSFTAPEEVFYEGSEEDKARIDFCDEGFNAGLINAVWHYNCPMPKSEDEIK from the coding sequence ATGAACACAAAGCATATCGCAACAGATGAAAACTTTTATATATGCGATGGCTGCAAGATCTATTATAGTACCGAGGAAGAAGATGACGGCAGCATCTGGCTTATAGGTACGCGTGAAAGTATCAGTGATATCAGAGATTTTTATATCCCGAATACGATAAATGGTGCACCTGTTGTTTATATTGAGGGTGACATTTTCGATTACAACACAGTGCTTGAACGATTTATAGCAGAGGAAGATAATGAGTATTTCCGTGTGTACGAGGGCGGTTTGTATTCCAAGGACATGAAAAAATTATATTTCATGCCGCCGAAGTTTGATGGGAAGGTTTTCTTTGTTCCCGAAGGAGTTCGGTGGATAGGGGACACAGCGCTGAATGCGAAGTCACTTGAAACTATCGTTATACCCGAGGGCTGTAAACGTATGATAGAGTACAGCTGTGCCGGGATGAGATCGCTGAAACGTATTTATATCCCGAAAAGTATGGAATTCATAGGCTTCAAAGCCTTCAGCTTCACTGCACCGGAGGAAGTTTTCTACGAGGGCAGCGAAGAAGATAAGGCAAGGATAGATTTCTGTGATGAGGGATTCAATGCAGGACTGATAAATGCTGTGTGGCATTACAACTGCCCTATGCCAAAGTCCGAAGACGAAATAAAATAA
- the prmC gene encoding peptide chain release factor N(5)-glutamine methyltransferase, with amino-acid sequence MVTYRQLLKTQADLLEKEGNDNAYFDCSELLGMSMGKDCRSGAFSSALDDEADGILSKDFEKLCERRRNGEPLQYLLGEWEFCGIPLKVGKGVLIPRQDTETLVELAVNKYKNTDGIVAVDLCSGSGCIALAVERFLKCSKVYAVEKSEAAAVHLRENLKMNGSAVQLIMGDVLEYGCAESIPECDLIVCNPPYLTGEDMERLQKEVTYEPVEALFGGEDGLDFYRAVTRIWKNRLKTGGTLIYEIGMGQEDDVMQIMVQHGFENVRCKPDPCGIMRCVMGTKK; translated from the coding sequence GTGGTGACATACAGACAGCTTCTGAAAACGCAGGCTGACCTCCTTGAAAAGGAAGGCAACGACAACGCGTATTTCGACTGCAGTGAGCTGCTGGGTATGTCTATGGGTAAAGACTGTCGCAGCGGAGCGTTTTCATCAGCACTTGATGATGAGGCTGACGGAATCCTCAGCAAAGACTTTGAGAAACTCTGTGAAAGACGCAGGAACGGAGAACCGCTACAGTATCTGCTGGGTGAGTGGGAGTTCTGTGGTATTCCTCTGAAGGTCGGAAAAGGTGTGCTTATACCAAGACAGGACACAGAGACTCTTGTTGAGCTTGCTGTGAATAAGTACAAAAATACGGACGGCATAGTTGCTGTCGATCTTTGTTCGGGCAGCGGCTGCATAGCCCTTGCTGTTGAAAGATTTCTGAAGTGCAGTAAAGTTTACGCAGTTGAGAAAAGTGAAGCTGCTGCTGTTCATCTCAGGGAAAACCTTAAAATGAACGGTTCGGCTGTACAGCTAATTATGGGCGATGTACTTGAATATGGATGTGCCGAGAGTATACCCGAATGTGATCTGATCGTATGCAATCCGCCTTATCTCACAGGGGAAGATATGGAACGTCTTCAAAAGGAAGTTACCTATGAACCCGTTGAAGCACTTTTCGGCGGTGAAGACGGTCTTGACTTTTATCGTGCTGTTACACGCATCTGGAAAAACAGGCTTAAAACAGGCGGTACCCTGATATACGAGATCGGCATGGGTCAGGAGGATGACGTTATGCAGATAATGGTTCAGCACGGCTTTGAGAACGTCCGCTGCAAACCCGACCCCTGCGGTATAATGAGATGTGTTATGGGTACAAAAAAATGA